A window from Urocitellus parryii isolate mUroPar1 chromosome 1, mUroPar1.hap1, whole genome shotgun sequence encodes these proteins:
- the LOC113192402 gene encoding microtubule-associated protein RP/EB family member 1 encodes MAVNVYSTSVTSDNQSRHDMLAWINESLQLNLTKIEQLCSGAAYCQFMDMLFPGSVALKKVKFQAKLEHEYIQNFKILQAGFKRMGVDKIIPVDKLVKGKFQDNFEFVQWFKKFFDANYDGKDYDPVAARQGQETAVAPSLVAPALNKPKKPLSSSSAAPQRPISTQRTTAAPKAGPGVVRKNPGVGNGDDEAAELMQQVNVLKLTVEDLEKERDFYFGKLMNIELICQENEGENDPVLQRIVDILYATDEGFVIPDEGGPQEEQEEY; translated from the coding sequence ATGGCAGTGAACGTATACTCCACGTCAGTCACCAGTGATAACCAAAGTCGACATGACATGCTGGCCTGGATCAATGAGTCTCTGCAGTTGAATCTGACAAAGATTGAACAATTATGCTCAGGAGCTGCCTATTGTCAGTTTATGGACATGCTATTccctggctctgttgctttgaAGAAAGTGAAATTCCAAGCTAAGCTAGAACATGAGTATATCCAGAACTTCAAAATACTACAAGCAGGTTTTAAGAGGATGGGAGTTGACAAAATAATTCCTGTGGATAAATtagtaaaaggaaaatttcagGATAATTTTGAGTTCGTGCAGTGGTTCAAGAAGTTTTTTGATGCAAACTATGATGGAAAAGACTATGACCCTGTAGCTGCCAGACAAGGTCAAGAAACCGCAGTTGCTCCCTCTCTTGTTGCTCCAGCTCTTAATAAACCGAAGAAACCTCTCAGCTCCAGCAGTGCAGCCCCACAGAGACCCATTTCAACACAGAGAACTACTGCGGCTCCTAAGGCTGGCCCAGGGGTGGTGCGAAAGAATCCTGGTGTAGGCAATGGCGATGATGAAGCAGCCGAATTGATGCAGCAGGTCAACGTGTTGAAACTTACTGTTGAAGActtggagaaggagagagatttCTATTTTGGAAAGCTAATGAACATTGAATTGATTTGCCAGGAGAATGAGGGGGAGAACGACCCTGTATTACAGAGGATTGTAGACATTCTCTATGCCACAGACGAAGGCTTTGTGATACCTGATGAAGGGGGCCCACAGGAGGAACAAGAAGAGTATTAA
- the Ercc8 gene encoding DNA excision repair protein ERCC-8 isoform X2 has protein sequence MGHKYITIGTRGPKVKLCDLKSGSCSHILQGHRQEILAVSWSPRYEYILATASADSRVKLWDVRRASGCLINLDQHNGKKSQAAESANTAHNGKVNGLCFTSDGLHLLTVGTDNRMRLWNSSNGENTLVNYGKVCNDSRKGLKFTVSCGCSSEFVFVPYGSTIAVYTVYSGEQITMLKGHYKNVDCCVFQSNFQELYSGSRDCNILAWVPSLYEPVPDDDETTTKSQLNPAFEDAWSSSDEEG, from the exons ttgGTACTAGAGGACCCAAAGTAAAACTTTGTGACTTAAAGTCTGGATCCTGTTCTCATATTCtacagg GTCACAGACAGGAAATCTTGGCAGTTTCCTGGTCACCACGTTATGAGTATATCTTGGCTACTGCAAG TGCTGACAGTAGAGTAAAATTATGGGATGTGAGGAGAGCTTCAGGATGTTTGATTAATCTTGATCAGCATAATGGGAAAAAGTCACAAGCTGCTGAATCAG CAAACACTGCTCATAATGGGAAAGTTAATGGCTTATGTTTTACAAGTGATGGGCTTCACCTCCTCACTGTTGGTACAGATAATCGAATGAGGCTCTGGAATAGTTCCAATGGAGAAAACACACTA GTGAATTATGGAAAAGTTTGTAACGACAGCAGAAAAGGATTGAAATTCACTGTCTCCTGCGGCTGCAgttcagaatttgtttttgtgCCATATGGTAGCACCATTGCTGTTTATACAGTTTACTCAGGAGAACAGATAACTATGCTTAAGGgacattataaaaatgttgaCTGCTGTGTATTTCAATCTAATTTCCAG GAACTTTATAGTGGTAGCAGAGACTGCAATATTCTTGCTTGGGTACCATCCTTATATGAACCAGTTCCCGATGATGATGAG acTACAACCAAATCGCAGTTAAATCCAGCTTTTGAAGATGCCTGGAGCAGCAGTGATGAGGAAGGATGA